From the Fictibacillus halophilus genome, the window CAAAATCTAACGCCTGGTTCTTACGCAGTCGCTTTTCATAGCCTTCATAAACTTCCTGAACAACACCTTCAAAGTGCCCGTTCGCCACTTTCGCAAAATCTGCTGCTGTTTTTAGTTCGTTCTTTAAAGAGGAAATCGCGCTTAAAATTCCACGAGGTTCGTATTTTTTCGGATCATAGTTCAGATCTTTCAATACCGCTTTTACAACAGACAATTGATCTGTCGCATCTAAGATCGTAAAGTTACGGTTAATTCCGATTCGATCGATATCACGACGCAAAATGCGTACGCACATGGAGTGGAACGTAGAAATCCAGATCTCTTCTGCTACTGGTCCTGTAATCTTTGCGACCCTTTCCTTCATCTCTCGTGCTGCTTTATTTGTAAACGTGATCGCAAGAATGTTCCATGGAGCCACTTCTTTTTCCATCATTAAATAAGCGATACGGTGAGTTAATACTCTCGTCTTACCGCTTCCCGCACCAGCCATCAATAACAACGGCCCGTCTGTATGTTTTACTGCCGCTTTCTGCTCAGGATTCAGTCCTGATAATAGCTTTTCAATCATTTGATGCATACTCATTCTTCATTCACCGCCCGAACATATATTCTTATTTTTATTCTCACTCATTTTTGAGATTTTATCAACTTTTACTTAACCGCTTCAACCGTTTCAATCGCCGCGTTTACATCGTCGTAAATAACGTTTCCGACAACAACTGTATCCGCAAACTCTGCCATCTCTCTTGCTTGTTCAGCCGAATGAATGCCGCCTCCATAATAGAGGATCGTGTTTTCAAGTGCGCCCTTTACTTGGCGAACGATTTCGACATCACCGTATTTGCCGCTGTATTCCAAATAAAAGATCGGAAGCTTAAACATTTTTTCGGCCAAGCGGGCATATGCTACAACATCATCTGCCGAGAGATCACTGTCGGCACTCGAACGTTTTGCAGCCGCACAATCTGGATTTAAGATGCAATACCCTTCTGTAAGAATCTCGTCCCAGTTCATGATGTCGCCAAATTCTTTTAGTGCTTCTGTATGAAGCCCCGTAATGAAGTTAGCATCCTTTGCATTTAATACGGTAGGAATATAGTAAAAATCGAATCCTGGTGTAAGTGATTCGATATTAGATACTTCAAGCACACAAGGAACCGCAAATCTGCGTATTCGTGACATAAGGTCTAACGTATTATCAAGCGTTACGCCACTGGATCCCCCGACGATAACAGCGTCCGTTCCGCTCTCACAGATCTTTTCCAGGTCACTGTCACTGATCTCTTTATCAGGGTCTAGCTTAAACACATGCTTCCATTTTCGATAATCAAACATTGTGTTCTTCCTTTCATGTTTAGAAACACCCGTGCCTGCCATTTTAACAAGCCAGTTCTGTACTTCTGCATTATAACAAAAATAAGGTTCTCACTCTATGATTCATCATGTGGAAAGATTGTGAAGTTCATACTGCTTTTTGGGAGGAATAGCTATGCTTATGTGGCATATCGACGACGAAATCATGCTAAAGCAAGCAGACGTTAAAGAATCCGATAACATCTATAGATTGCTAGAGAAATCACGTCATCATCTTGGACCGTGGATCAGCTGGGTCGATTATACCCAATCTAGCGGTGAGATGCGGCAGTTCATAAAAACGGTGAACAAAAAGATGAAAGACCAGACAGATGTTGTTCTTTTTATTTGGTATCGCGGACAAGTAGCTGGCTCTGTTGCTTTATATGATATTAAGTGGCACAACCAGTCTGGTATGCTTGGTTATTGGGTGGGTACAGGATTCGAAGGTCATGGAATCGCACAGCGGGCAGTAAAAGGAATGCTTATGTACGCCTATTACACGTTGATGCTGAATCGCGTGGAGCTGCGTGCTGCGGTTCAAAACGAAAAAAGCATCAAGCTCGCCCGCCGACTAGGCTTCCAAGCGGAAGGCGTTGTCAGGCAGGCAGAATGGATTCGCGGAAACTGCCGCGACCAAGTCCAGATGAGCTTGATGAAGAATGAACTTCATTAAATTTCAGGATTTAAAACGTGAGTGACATATTCTTGTGCGCTTTGTTCTAACGCTACTTCTGACGCACGAATCGCGCTATGAAAAACGAATGGCGAGATGTAACGAGTTCCGATCAAGTTAGAAGTCGCTTGGAACGGACGAAGCAATTCGCTGATCGTATAGTGGTTGTAGCCGCCAGCTTTATAAGAGAAGTCTGGTCCTCCTGTTGAAATCGCAAGTACTAACTCTTTTCCATGTAATGCGTCGCCTCCAGGACCATAAGCCCAACCGAACGCTAGTACTTGATCTTGCCATTCTTTTAAAAGTGAAGGTGAGCTGTACCAGTAGAACGGAAATTGTAACACGATGCGATCGTGTTGAAGCAACATGCGCTGTTCTTCTTCAACGTTGATTTTTCCGTCCGGATACAGATCGTAAAGTTTTCGAACCGTAACATGGTCCTGTTTCTCTATTTCCTCAGCCCATCTTTTATTTACTGTAGAGTTCTGTAGATTCGGATGTGCGATAATGACGAGTGTCTTTTTCATTGATAGATCTCCTTTTTTAGGCTGTTTTCGTTTGCATTGAAGCTTGTGTAAGTAGTTGATTTACACTCCAGGTCGCTCGCTTTCCACGGGGCGTACGGTGAGCCTCCTGCCGCTACGCGCCTTTAGGAGTCTCCACCTGGCCGCTCGTCCCGTAGGAGTCGGCAACCTTGCGTTACAATCAACTTGCAATGACGAGGGTATAAAAGATTTAAAAGCAACAAATGCTGCAGAAAAGGAGCCTTATACTAATAAAATGACATTTGCTTGTACAAACAACTCAAATGATAAAGATGAGAGCTCTTATGACTCGAGCTGCCCTGCTGCTAGATGTGTGGCTTTTGTGAGTGCTTTTCCTTCTTCTTCTCCTAAAAGATCGGAGTATGTTTGGTAAAGATCTTTCCATGCTTTTTCGAGATCTGTTTGAATCTCAATGCCCGCTTGTGTCGGATGGATGTGCGACATCTTTCCTTGGACCTTACGCTCTGCAAGTCCCTTAACAACAAGCTTATCCACAAATCTTGTAATCGTACTTGGTGTCATGTGTAGTTCTTCCGCCAATTCCGATTGAGAAATTCCAGGTTTGTTGTTTACGAGCATCATCATAAAGCCATGAGTAGGCGTAATGCCAGTTGGTCTAAACGATTCCTCAGCCATTTTCGATATCACGCGAGAAAGTTTGTTCACGGTAAAATATAAACAGTTTTCTAGATACTTTTCGGGCATTTTAGCACCTCTTTTACATCATTATTGTTGTTTGTACATACAACTATAAATTGTAGTGTGATTTCTGTCAATATTTTAAGTATATAAGGGTCCTTGGCTGTCGCCAAGTTTACATTTTAGTGTTTTACAAGGGGGTAAGTCTACCGTGCTGGCTTGAATCCTAAAGTTTATGCTCTCAATCCACAAGTTTGGGTGCTCAATCCACGAGTTTTAGGGTTGAATCCTAAAGTTTTTACAGTTTATCCACGAGTCTACAATCCTCGACATCTATCGACAAGCCTAAAACTACTCCCGCTACATACACTACCCTCACAAAATACAAAAAACCCACCTCTCAGGCAGGTTTTCGTCTCATTATTTTGCTTCTTCTTCTTCATGAACGCGGTCGAGTACCATCGCGTATGCGTCGTTTCCAAAATTCAAGCAACGTTTTACACGTGAGATGGTCGCTGTGCTCGCTCCTGTTTCACTCTCGATCTTGTGATAGGTTTTTCCTTCACGAAGCATGCGCGCTACTTCAAGTCGCTGCGCCAAAGATTGAATCTCGTTCATCGTACAAAGATCATCAAAGAATCGATAGCATTCTTCCATATCCTTCAGCGATAAAACCGATTCAAAAAGCTGATCTAGTGCTTTTCCTCGTAGTTTATCAATTTGCATGAAACATGCACTCCTTTTTATTGCATCTTAACCGAATCTTCCATTCCACTCGGTACAATGTTAATCCATGTCTTTCCTGGAACGAACGCTCCACCGTCCGGAACGATTCTTCCGTTTTCGTTTTTCCACGAAATGTTTTGTGCGACACCATTCTGAATCAGAATCGCATCTCCGCCTGACGTTAAGTTGATCTCTCGTCTGCCGGCATCATCGATTACCCGGTGAGCCGCTTCAACAATGAATACA encodes:
- a CDS encoding heptaprenylglyceryl phosphate synthase, with the protein product MFDYRKWKHVFKLDPDKEISDSDLEKICESGTDAVIVGGSSGVTLDNTLDLMSRIRRFAVPCVLEVSNIESLTPGFDFYYIPTVLNAKDANFITGLHTEALKEFGDIMNWDEILTEGYCILNPDCAAAKRSSADSDLSADDVVAYARLAEKMFKLPIFYLEYSGKYGDVEIVRQVKGALENTILYYGGGIHSAEQAREMAEFADTVVVGNVIYDDVNAAIETVEAVK
- a CDS encoding GNAT family N-acetyltransferase, producing MLMWHIDDEIMLKQADVKESDNIYRLLEKSRHHLGPWISWVDYTQSSGEMRQFIKTVNKKMKDQTDVVLFIWYRGQVAGSVALYDIKWHNQSGMLGYWVGTGFEGHGIAQRAVKGMLMYAYYTLMLNRVELRAAVQNEKSIKLARRLGFQAEGVVRQAEWIRGNCRDQVQMSLMKNELH
- a CDS encoding NAD(P)H-dependent oxidoreductase → MKKTLVIIAHPNLQNSTVNKRWAEEIEKQDHVTVRKLYDLYPDGKINVEEEQRMLLQHDRIVLQFPFYWYSSPSLLKEWQDQVLAFGWAYGPGGDALHGKELVLAISTGGPDFSYKAGGYNHYTISELLRPFQATSNLIGTRYISPFVFHSAIRASEVALEQSAQEYVTHVLNPEI
- a CDS encoding MarR family winged helix-turn-helix transcriptional regulator, with translation MPEKYLENCLYFTVNKLSRVISKMAEESFRPTGITPTHGFMMMLVNNKPGISQSELAEELHMTPSTITRFVDKLVVKGLAERKVQGKMSHIHPTQAGIEIQTDLEKAWKDLYQTYSDLLGEEEGKALTKATHLAAGQLES
- a CDS encoding YerC/YecD family TrpR-related protein, yielding MQIDKLRGKALDQLFESVLSLKDMEECYRFFDDLCTMNEIQSLAQRLEVARMLREGKTYHKIESETGASTATISRVKRCLNFGNDAYAMVLDRVHEEEEAK